The Manis javanica isolate MJ-LG chromosome 2, MJ_LKY, whole genome shotgun sequence genome contains a region encoding:
- the ZNF438 gene encoding zinc finger protein 438 isoform X5, protein MPKVLTSRVLSCHSPSLSKQVTPGPSISSKPLEVPTQNYALMQVAGQEGTFSLVALPHVASAQPVQKPRLHLPGNPKVPIPRYQPLPNNKALRRKPVMSFSESGCSKPPVQTQTSLSAPDHPEPLQKPGPREQVPSPYRAPAGTGPTVLTNGDSQPPGPKDHGDPDPPVSPALSTPEEPSARQGLMKILGKSDLASKKTSRKPFPVTSEKHKEQVDLRKAVTILSPAIFGNAVQLIPSVTKGKLPILPYSRMKTTEVHNSESDVSTADVSLPELKADCDTAHPITQGLNATPKIASKTPIPEGLKQSPSESDFCPATKLDLGHEMKLHSGAAKRRGRKQKVADEILAFQGKRRKCIVNKCGVKNDPQESRDQKPGVMKKYRSIMPKPVIVMPALAPLASAAAAVLPPRTPGGLGQKDLLNNSFTPRYAGCQQDSSPCPKPSSVYRNGFPVIKKPWHRCFVCNHHFRFKQHLRDHMNTHTNRRPYSCRVCRKAYVRSSSLSTHMKLHHSENRVKKLVCCEFCAKVFGHVRVYFGHLREMHRVVINTEPPASEPQPGDMPKHRTLNARGMEGSAVERENKSSPEEDLLLNHADKVKLQIKCGCCHITAQSFAEIKFHLLYVHGEEIQGQLQEEILPGSKVAREELVKHTALCWKQHPERRKLQRLYPYNEEHRASPILKKQLSLHHQNDAEILTKKEGAQPGPSQPGEAPQGPVHPSPHIALPGAPASGFNCVLCAQMLGRKEELLLHWAQQHHCENPSQLWAILHVLSIQGLGALPSKTEPGNTGA, encoded by the exons ATGCCCAAAGTCCTAACGTCCAGAGTGCTGTCATGTCATTCACCGTCACTTTCTAAGCAGGTGACTCCAGGACCCTCCATCAGCTCCAAGCCACTGGAGGTGCCCACCCAGAATTATGCTCTGATGCAGGTTGCTGGCCAGGAGGGAACATTTTCTCTCGTCGCTTTGCCACATGTTGCCTCAGCTCAGCCAGTGCAGAAACCCAGACTGCACCTGCCTGGAAACCCCAAAGTACCTATTCCTCGATACCAACCCCTACCAAATAACAAGGCACTGAGAAGGAAACCTGTTATGAGCTTCTCTGAGAGTGGCTGTAGCAAACCTCCTGTCCAGACCCAAACGTCCCTCTCTGCACCTGACCACCCTGAGCCCCTGCAGAAACCCGGGCCACGTGAACAAGTGCCATCCCCATACCGAGCCCCAGCTGGCACTGGCCCCACTGTGCTGACCAACGGAGACTCTCAGCCTCCCGGGCCCAAAGACCATGGAGATCCTGACCCTCCTGTCTCCCCAGCACTGTCCACTCCAGAGGAGCCCTCTGCCAGGCAAGGCCTCATGAAGATTTTGGGAAAATCAGACTTGGCAAGCAAGAAAACATCCAGGAAACCTTTCCCTGTTACCAGTGAAAAACATAAAGAGCAAGTTGATCTCAGAAAAGCTGTGACCATTTTATCACCAGCCATTTTTGGAAATGCAGTTCAGTTGATCCCTTCGGTCACCAAAGGTAAACTGCCAATCTTACCTTACTCAAGAATGAAAACCACAGAGGTGCACAACAGTGAATCCGATGTCAGCACGGCAGATGTTTCTTTACCTGAGCTCAAGGCAGACTGTGATACTGCCCACCCCATCACACAAGGTTTGAATGCCACCCCCAAAATAGCCAGCAAGACACCCATTCCAGAGGGGTTGAAGCAGAGTCCCAGTGAAAGTGACTTTTGTCCAGCCACCAAACTAGATCTGGGCCACGAAATGAAGCTGCACAGTGGGGCAgcaaagagaagaggaaggaaacaaaaggTAGCAGACGAAATCTTGGCATTTCAGGGGAAAAGGAGGAAATGTATTGTTAACAAGTGTGGAGTAAAAAACGATCCACAAGAATCCAGAGACCAAAAGCCTGGGGTGATGAAAAAATACCGTAGCATTATGCCTAAACCCGTCATTGTCATGCCTGCCCTGGCTCCCCTAGCTTCTGCGGCTGCAGCTGTGTTACCTCCTCGAACGCCTGGCGGCTTAGGACAGAAGGACTTGTTAAATAATTCCTTCACTCCTAGATATGCTGGCTGTCAGCAGGACAGCAGCCCTTGCCCCAAGCCCAGCTCTGTGTACAGGAACGGATTCCCTGTCATCAAGAAACCTTGGCACAGATGTTTTGTCTGTAACCACCACTTCCGGTTCAAACAGCACCTCCGAGaccacatgaacacacacaccaacagacgGCCCTACAGTTGTAGGGTTTGTCGCAAGGCATACGTGCGTTCCAGCAGCCTGAGCACGCACATGAAACTTCATCACAGTGAGAACCGTGTGAAGAAACTCGTGTGCTGTGAATTTTGTGCAAAAGTGTTTGGTCATGTCAGAGTCTATTTTGGCCATCTCAGAGAAATGCATAGGGTCGTCATCAACACAGAACCCCCTGCCAGCGAACCACAGCCAGGGGACATGCCGAAGCACAGAACCCTGAATGCACGAGGGATGGAGGGGTCAGCAGTGGAGAG GGAGAACAAGTCAAGCCCGGAAGAGGACCTCCTTCTAAACCATGCAGACAAGGTCAAGTTACAAATCAAATGTGGCTGCTGTCACATCACTGCTCAGTCTTTTGCTGAAATAAAGTTTCACTTACTTTATGTTCATGGGGAAGAAATTCAGGGCCAGCTACAAGAAGAGATCCTACCGGGAAGCAAAGTTGCTCGGGAAGAGCTGGTTAAACACACTGCTCTGTGCTGGAAGCAACATCCTGAAAGAAGAAAGCTGCAGAGGCTTTATCCCTACAATGAGGAACACCGTGCATCCCCCATACTGAAAAAGCAGCTCTCCCTTCATCATCAGAATGATGCGGAAATACTTACGAAAAAAGAAGGAGCCCAGCCTGGACCCAGTCAGCCAGGAGAGGCGCCCCAGGGCCCAGTACACCCCAGTCCCCACATAGCTCTCCCAGGGGCCCCCGCCTCAGGTTTTAACTGCGTTCTTTGTGCACAGatgctgggaaggaaggaagaactccTCCTGCACTGGGCACAGCAGCACCATTGTGAGAACCCATCCCAGCTGTGGGCGATTTTACATGTCCTGTCCATCCAGGGACTGGGTGCACTTCCCAGCAAGACTGAGCCCGGAAACACGGGAGCCTGA